The nucleotide window TGAAGAACACGCCGAAAAAGCCAGTCGGGTGCTGCAGGACTCCGGGGACAGGTGGATGTGCGCCCTGCTGCACCTGATGCACGCTTATGGGCTGCACCGTTCCAGCACCCAGAAATCCAGACTGGCCCTCAAAGAAGCGGCCAGTGCACTGCAGGACCTCTCTGATCCTTTTCTGCAATGCCTCCATGATTTCCTGTCTTACCTGCAAACCCCGGAGCCAGCACTGGCCCAGCACTTCCTGCAAGGGGTGCAAAGCCAGGATTACAGTTTCCTGCTGCTGAAACCTTCCCTGTTCTGTCCTTTCGAGAACCCTTCAGAGCGCATGCAAACCCTGATTTCCCTGAAAGCCCACAGTCCACAACATGCCCATTATCTGGACCATCTGGCCGCACAACTGGGCTACTCCAGCCTCCCTGACAAACACCCTGGTTACCGCCTCAGAATTGAACTGCTGGGTCCCCTCAAACTGTTCCGGGACCAGGGAGGTGTGGAAGACTGGGGACGGGCAAAAGCCCGGGATTTGCTGGCCTTGCTGGTGGTTCACCCGGAAGGTCTGGTGCGGGATGTCGCCATTGACACCCTTTACCCCGAAGAATCCCCTGAAATTGCAGAACGCAACTTCAGGATCGTGCTGCACGCTCTGGGACAGGTGCTGGAAGGCGAGGAGGCCAAAGGGTACTTTCTGGAACGCAGCGATGTGCTGAGGCTCAAACCCAGCCCGGATTTGCATGTGGACCTCTGGGAAGCCCTGAAACTGCTGCAACGCCCTGCCAGTGCCCAGGAGTTGCTGGACTTGCCCCTCAACCTGAGCACCCAGTTTGACCTTGCCCCCCTGGAAGACCAGCGTGTGCTGTACCGCACCCGTCTGGAACGCGCACTGGTGCAGGCCGGAGAGAAAATCCTGAACCAGAACCCCTTGCAGGCTGGCACCCTGGCCGAACGTGCCCTGATGCTGGAAAAAGCCTCCGAAGATGCCACCCGCCTCCTGATGCGCTCTGCCCACCTGCAAGGCCAGATGGACGTGCTGCACCGCAGTTACCAGCGTTGCGAAGAAGCTTTGCAGGACCTGGGTTTGAGACCATCCAGTCAGACACGCGGGCTGTATCAGGAGTTGAACCGGTCTCTGCTGCATTGATGGTCAGGTACAATGGTCGCAATGAGCAAAGAGGATTTTCTTGACCCTGAAGACATGACCTATGATGGATTCAATAAAAGGGCAGTAACGACCATAATAAAAACATATCGAGATTCATTCATTGATGAATTTGGCAGAACCATAGAGCTGGATATTGAAAATACTCCTGTTCAAGAAATTGTATGTTTCAATGATGGAATCGAGTTCGACAGGATGATTTTACTTGACAATGTCACCAGAGATCGAATTGATTTTTATATCAGAAGTCTTAAGAATAGGGTCAATCAAACAAACAGCAAAACGAGGACCTGGTTGTTTTGTATTGACTTTGAAACTGGTAAATATCATTTAAAGTCTGAATAAAAAAAGTTACTCACTCTCCCACAAGAACCTCCCGGTTTCCAACCGGGAGGTTTGCATCCGTTTATTTTAGGCCATTCTTCACAGACCCTTTTTCACCTTTCAATCGTTCCCCGAACCCGCCACCTTGGTGGGAGCTTTCACCTCACGGGTCAACCTCAAATCAGGCAACCCTGCAGAAACAATAAACCCGATCCCTGCAAACAGTGCTGCCAGCAGGAACACATGGTCCACCGCCTGAGACAGTGCACTGCGCATGGTGTGCAGGATGGCATCAAAGCCTTGCTGACCCACCACCGAGACCACCAGGGGTTCCACTTTGGCCAGCGCTTCAGGGTTGCTGAGCAGGTTGGGATTCATGACTGCAGAGGCGAGCTTTTCAGGCAGTTTGCTGGCCTGCTCTGGAAGCTGATCCATCACTTTGTGCAAATCTGCAGACTGAATGGCCCCAAAGAGCGCCGCTCCGATGGTGCTTCCCATGCTGCGGAAAAACTGGTTGGCACTGGTGGCCATGCCCAGGTTTTCTCTGGGGGTGGTGCTTTGCACGGCAATGGTGAACAGGCTGTTGGTGGGGCCAATGCCCAGACCCAGCACCACCATCAAGAGGGTCACGGTCAGGGTGGTGGTGTGGGGGCTCAGGGTCGTTCCGTACAGCAAAGCGAGTGCCATGATGCCCAGACCGCCCAGAATGAAAGGTTTGTACCTTCCAGTTCTTGAGACGGCAAATCCAGCCAGGGTGGAGGTGATCACCAGTCCCAGCATCATGGGAGAGAGCACCAGACCAGAATTCGCAGCAGACACCCCCTTCACACCCTGCATGAACAGGGGCAGATACAAAATGGCGCTGTACATGCCTGCCAGACCCATGAAACCTGCAATGTTGGAGATGGTGAAGGTTTTGTTTTTGAAGAGGCTGAGTTGCAGGATGGGACTCGGTGCCCTCCCCTGCCACCAGATGAACACCAGCAGCATCACCACAGAAAAGGCAAACAAAGAGAGGGTCTGCCAGGAGCCCCAGGCATAGGTGTTGCCGCCCCAGGTGAGGGCCAGAAGCAAGGGCACTGTGAACAGGATGAGCAGGGCTGCTCCCAGGTAATCCACCTGTGCTTTCTGTCTGGGAGCACTGGATTTCAGAAAGCGCCAGATGAACCCGAAAGCCAGCAGTGCAAAAGGCAAATTCACGAAGAACACCCAGCGCCAGGACAGGTGATCGGTCAGAAAGCCCCCGACCAGTGGCCCGACCACGCTGGAAATCCCGAACACGGCTCCGTTCAGACCCTGGTATTTTCCGCGTTCCAGAGGGGTAAAAATGTCTGCGATGCTGGCGAAGGCCATGCTCATCAGGGCACCACCCCCCAGCCCTTGCAGGGTTCTGAACAGGATCAGTTCTCCCATGTTCTGGCTGAAACCGCCCAGGGTGGAGCTGAGTGCAAAAAGCACAATCCCGAACAGCAAAATCCCCTTGCGACCGTAAATGTCACTGAGCTTGCCATAAATGGGGGTGCTGACCGTGGAGGCCAGCGTGTAACCCGTGAAAGCCCAGGTGTACAGGTTGAGGCCGCCCAGTTCTGCAATGATTCTGGGGAGGGCCGTTCCCACCACGGTCATGTTCAGCGATGAGAGGAACAGCACCAGCATCACGCCACTGAAGGCCAGCATTTTCTCCTGCTGGGTCATTTCGGGCTGGGTCATCTGGGTCATGGCTTGATCTCCATGCCCAGGTAATCTTCCAGTTTCTGCAGGGTGCCAATGGCCTCCGTGATGAAGTCTGAGGGGACAGGATTGAATTTGTCCTGAATCAGGGTGCGGGCCAGATTGAGGGCGGTTTGTAAGGTGCTTCTCCCCTGATCGGTGAGGTGGATCTGCAGTTTGCGGCGGTCCTGGGGGTCCAGTTCGCGGCGCAGGTGGCCTGCTTCAATCAGGCTGTCCAGCAGGCGTGTGGTGGTGGGGGCAGGCAAACTCAGGTGCTCGCTGATCTGGCCGGGGTGTTGCAGACCGCCAGAGACCACCCTCAGCACCAGAAGTTCCTTGTAGTGCAGGCTGAGTTCCTTTTCCAGCACAGGCCCAACCAGTGCCTGAATGGCCCGTGACACCCCGTTGATGTGGCGGATCAGGGTGACGGGGTCTTGCAGGGGATTTATTTCCATATGGAACATTTTACTCTGGAACAAAAGCATAGAATGGAAACATGACACACTCTCAAGACCTCTCCAGCCCCTACAGTCGGATTCTGGTGGCGACAGGTGGTGCATCCCAT belongs to Deinococcus roseus and includes:
- a CDS encoding MarR family winged helix-turn-helix transcriptional regulator, which produces MEINPLQDPVTLIRHINGVSRAIQALVGPVLEKELSLHYKELLVLRVVSGGLQHPGQISEHLSLPAPTTTRLLDSLIEAGHLRRELDPQDRRKLQIHLTDQGRSTLQTALNLARTLIQDKFNPVPSDFITEAIGTLQKLEDYLGMEIKP
- a CDS encoding MDR family MFS transporter, with the protein product MTQMTQPEMTQQEKMLAFSGVMLVLFLSSLNMTVVGTALPRIIAELGGLNLYTWAFTGYTLASTVSTPIYGKLSDIYGRKGILLFGIVLFALSSTLGGFSQNMGELILFRTLQGLGGGALMSMAFASIADIFTPLERGKYQGLNGAVFGISSVVGPLVGGFLTDHLSWRWVFFVNLPFALLAFGFIWRFLKSSAPRQKAQVDYLGAALLILFTVPLLLALTWGGNTYAWGSWQTLSLFAFSVVMLLVFIWWQGRAPSPILQLSLFKNKTFTISNIAGFMGLAGMYSAILYLPLFMQGVKGVSAANSGLVLSPMMLGLVITSTLAGFAVSRTGRYKPFILGGLGIMALALLYGTTLSPHTTTLTVTLLMVVLGLGIGPTNSLFTIAVQSTTPRENLGMATSANQFFRSMGSTIGAALFGAIQSADLHKVMDQLPEQASKLPEKLASAVMNPNLLSNPEALAKVEPLVVSVVGQQGFDAILHTMRSALSQAVDHVFLLAALFAGIGFIVSAGLPDLRLTREVKAPTKVAGSGND